The Sinomonas sp. P10A9 genome includes a window with the following:
- a CDS encoding dipeptidase yields MPSQSPQPVSDADISALRAAVASRLSATIAELSSLVAIPGIAWPSFPQEELERSASSALELVRSAGIADAEILRAPRPDGTPGGPAVVARKPAAPGQPTVLLYAHHDVQPPGDLALWETEPFVATERDGRLYGRGSADDKAGLLVHLAAFRAVSEVLGERFGIGVTLFIEGEEEFGSPSFRAFLEEHRKKLAADVIVVADSSNWAVGQPALTASLRGLADGTFEVAVLGHSVHSGVFGGPLLDAPTILARLIATLHDDHGSVAVAGLVAHDDADVDYPEDQFRRDASVLDGVQLAGTGSIASRLWLKPALSIIGIDVPSVDVASNTIQARARAKFSLRLAPGQDPDAAMDALRHHLEAHVPFGAQLVFTPKEKGNAYRADMDSAAARTVLWALEESWGTPPVHSGMGGSIPFIADLKEVFPGADVLITGVEDPDSRAHSANESLHLGDFEKCIVAEALLLAGLHRAPATAV; encoded by the coding sequence ATGCCTTCACAAAGCCCCCAGCCTGTGTCCGACGCCGACATCTCGGCGCTCCGCGCCGCCGTTGCCTCGCGCCTCTCCGCGACGATTGCCGAGCTGTCCTCCCTGGTCGCCATACCCGGCATCGCGTGGCCGTCGTTCCCGCAGGAGGAACTCGAGCGGAGCGCTAGTTCCGCCCTGGAGCTTGTGCGGTCCGCGGGCATAGCGGATGCCGAGATCCTCAGGGCTCCCCGGCCCGACGGGACTCCTGGCGGTCCCGCGGTGGTGGCCCGCAAACCAGCGGCGCCCGGCCAGCCCACCGTACTCCTCTACGCGCACCACGACGTCCAGCCGCCCGGCGATCTGGCGCTGTGGGAGACCGAGCCGTTCGTCGCGACGGAGCGGGACGGTCGCCTGTACGGTCGGGGGAGCGCAGACGACAAGGCGGGACTCCTCGTACACCTCGCGGCGTTCCGAGCGGTCTCCGAGGTGCTGGGGGAGCGCTTCGGTATCGGAGTCACCCTGTTCATCGAGGGCGAGGAGGAGTTCGGCTCTCCGTCCTTCCGCGCCTTCCTCGAGGAGCACCGGAAGAAGCTCGCGGCAGACGTCATCGTCGTCGCCGATTCGAGCAACTGGGCGGTCGGGCAGCCCGCCCTCACGGCGAGCCTGCGCGGCCTTGCCGACGGCACGTTCGAAGTGGCGGTGCTGGGCCACTCCGTCCACTCCGGGGTGTTCGGCGGGCCGCTCCTCGATGCGCCCACCATCCTCGCCCGCCTCATCGCAACTCTGCACGACGATCACGGCAGCGTCGCCGTGGCGGGGCTCGTTGCCCACGATGACGCCGACGTCGACTACCCGGAGGACCAGTTCCGTCGCGACGCGTCCGTACTCGACGGCGTGCAGCTCGCAGGCACGGGCAGCATCGCCTCGCGGCTGTGGCTGAAGCCTGCGCTGTCGATCATTGGGATCGACGTGCCCTCAGTCGACGTGGCATCCAACACGATCCAGGCCCGCGCTCGCGCCAAGTTCAGCCTCCGGCTCGCGCCCGGCCAGGATCCCGACGCCGCGATGGACGCCCTGCGGCACCACCTCGAGGCGCACGTGCCCTTCGGGGCCCAGCTTGTCTTCACGCCCAAGGAGAAGGGGAACGCGTACCGGGCCGACATGGACTCGGCGGCGGCCCGGACCGTCCTGTGGGCGCTGGAGGAGTCCTGGGGAACGCCGCCCGTGCATTCGGGGATGGGCGGCTCCATACCCTTCATCGCCGACCTCAAGGAGGTCTTCCCCGGGGCCGACGTGCTCATCACGGGAGTTGAGGATCCAGACTCGAGGGCACACAGCGCCAATGAGTCCCTCCACCTCGGGGACTTCGAGAAGTGCATTGTGGCCGAGGCGCTGCTGCTGGCGGGCCTCCACAGGGCTCCTGCCACCGCCGTGTGA
- a CDS encoding DUF3043 domain-containing protein, whose protein sequence is MFGRKNEPAAESPGEPIEPNVPLQGKGSPTPRRKDQQAARRRPLVPTDRKASKAAERQAAVEERQRVRRALETGDERNLPFKDRGPQKRFARDYVDSRLNIGEYLMFAALAFVVISFIVPQDAQMQVFILGAFWVVFILVFADTFWLSRQLKKRLVAKFGDVERGTVWYASMRALQFRPLRLPKALVKRGQTPS, encoded by the coding sequence GTGTTTGGACGTAAGAACGAACCCGCGGCCGAGAGCCCCGGAGAGCCCATCGAGCCCAATGTCCCCCTGCAGGGCAAGGGTTCCCCCACCCCGAGGCGCAAGGACCAGCAGGCCGCCCGGAGGCGTCCCCTCGTCCCCACCGACCGTAAGGCTTCCAAGGCCGCCGAACGGCAGGCCGCCGTCGAGGAGCGCCAGCGCGTGCGCCGTGCCCTCGAGACGGGCGACGAGCGGAATCTGCCCTTCAAGGATCGCGGCCCGCAGAAGCGGTTTGCCCGCGACTACGTGGACTCGCGCTTGAACATCGGCGAGTACCTCATGTTCGCGGCCCTCGCCTTCGTGGTGATCTCCTTCATCGTGCCCCAGGACGCCCAGATGCAGGTGTTCATCCTCGGTGCGTTCTGGGTGGTGTTCATCCTCGTCTTCGCCGACACGTTCTGGCTCTCGCGCCAGCTCAAGAAGAGGCTCGTGGCGAAGTTCGGCGACGTTGAGCGCGGCACCGTCTGGTACGCGAGCATGCGCGCCCTCCAGTTCCGCCCCCTGCGCCTTCCGAAAGCCCTTGTCAAGCGGGGCCAGACGCCCTCCTGA
- a CDS encoding quinone-dependent dihydroorotate dehydrogenase, with protein MRFYPLFFRAAFSWMDAERAHRIGFGAIRAVHACGLGRVLERLTAPAAELKTEAFGLTFPSPFGLAAGFDKEGRGIEALAELGFGHIEVGTITGQAQPGNPRPRLFRLVEDRAVVNRMGFNNDGAAAVAPRIAAARAALEDRYGSGRPVIGVNIGKTKLVELEEAADDYRMSARELAPVADYLVVNVSSPNTPGLRLLQSVESLRPLLEAVRAESTAAAGRRVPLLVKIAPDLSDEDVDDVARLALELELDGIIATNTTIGREGLTSPAEKVEAAGTGGLSGAPLKARSLEVLTRLRASVGDRLVLVAVGGVETADDVLERLEAGASLVQGYTAFLYEGPFWASRVNRGLAAARLRLAAGAR; from the coding sequence ATGCGTTTCTACCCCCTCTTCTTCCGTGCTGCGTTCTCGTGGATGGACGCCGAACGCGCCCACCGGATCGGCTTCGGCGCCATCCGCGCCGTGCATGCGTGCGGGCTGGGCCGGGTCCTCGAGCGGCTCACGGCCCCCGCCGCCGAGCTGAAGACCGAGGCTTTCGGGCTCACCTTCCCCTCGCCCTTCGGGCTGGCCGCAGGGTTCGACAAGGAGGGGCGCGGCATCGAGGCGCTGGCCGAGCTGGGATTCGGCCACATCGAGGTCGGCACGATCACTGGGCAGGCGCAGCCCGGGAACCCCCGTCCGCGGCTCTTCCGACTCGTCGAGGACCGTGCCGTCGTGAACCGCATGGGCTTCAACAATGACGGCGCGGCGGCCGTCGCCCCACGCATTGCCGCCGCGCGGGCGGCCCTCGAGGACCGCTACGGGTCGGGCCGGCCGGTCATCGGTGTCAACATCGGCAAGACCAAGCTTGTCGAGCTCGAAGAGGCCGCGGACGACTACCGCATGAGCGCGCGCGAGCTCGCACCTGTCGCGGACTACCTCGTGGTCAATGTCAGTTCGCCGAACACCCCTGGCCTGCGCCTGCTCCAGAGTGTCGAGAGCCTCCGCCCGCTCCTCGAGGCGGTACGGGCGGAGTCCACGGCGGCGGCCGGCCGCCGCGTGCCGCTTCTCGTGAAGATCGCGCCGGACCTCTCCGACGAGGACGTTGACGACGTTGCGCGGCTCGCCCTTGAGCTGGAACTCGACGGGATCATCGCCACGAACACGACGATCGGGCGTGAGGGGCTCACGAGCCCGGCCGAGAAAGTCGAGGCTGCTGGGACGGGCGGGCTCTCGGGTGCCCCGCTCAAGGCTCGCTCGCTCGAGGTCCTCACGAGGCTCCGCGCCTCCGTGGGGGACCGTCTGGTCCTCGTGGCGGTCGGTGGCGTCGAAACGGCCGACGACGTGCTCGAGCGCCTCGAGGCCGGCGCCTCGCTCGTGCAGGGCTACACGGCGTTCCTCTATGAGGGTCCGTTCTGGGCCTCGCGCGTCAACCGCGGCCTCGCCGCTGCCCGACTCCGACTCGCCGCTGGGGCGCGCTGA